The DNA region GCTTCTAAATCCTTGATTTCGTCAATATCAAAGACAGGACGGGCTTCTATGGTTTCAAAATCCAGAGCACCGTGCATATGGCGGAGCGCTTTTAACTTTTGCGCCACTTGATGCTGTATTCGGATATTTTCTGCTAGTTCGGGTATCGTAGCAACAGCGGGCGGCATGGATGCCGCACCGTCCAGCCAGGCGGCAACGCTGTTGTAGGCCAGCTTTGCATGGTTTCGAACCATGGCTCTGTAAATATCTGAGCTAAGTATAGTACCATTTCCGGCGAGAACGATTTCCACAACGATTGCCAGCCGGTCTGAATCAACATTGAGCGAGGTAAGATCATAGGAGAGTTTCTCAGGCAGCATAGGGAATATTTGGGCAGCTGTATAAATAGAAGTGGTATTATGTTGGGCATGCTCATCGATGGCGGAGGACTTCTTTACTAAAGCATCCACATCGGCGATCGCCACGAGAATTTTTACTGCTTCCCCGGGCTGCATGATGGCAACGGTAAGCTGGTCCAGGTCGTTGGAATCATCATTATCTATGGAACACCATAATAGATCTCTAAGATCGCGTATTGATGCTTCCAGCTTAGGCGTATTTTCGCCAAGTTTGATTAATTCGTCAATAACCTGAGTAGAAAAGTCCGGGAAAAGACCTCTTTCGATCATCACCTGATGGGCAATTCGCTGCAAACGGGAACGATGGTGTTTGTCAATGTTATTACTCACTTTGTCCTCCTCATAACTCTGTTTATTCTCATTGATTGATTGCCGGGTCAAGCCAGGTTTGTTAGCTGTTAAGAGTCTGTCTGGATTAGCATTTCTGGTTCAGAAACGGTTTTTCCTGCAGACGGCACGTCAATAACAAGTATAATCAACTGCGAATATTTACATTCTTGAGATGGACAGAATATTTTGTTACGTGTATCATGAAATTGTGAAGACTCATAATAGTTGGATTGTTTTTTAACGATATAAAATCAATTTTGACGAATAGGAAGAAGGTATAACATGATTAGATTTGGTACAGACGGTTGGCGGGGAATCATTAGCGAGGATTTTACTTTTCATAATGTCCGTCTTGTTGCTCAGGCCATAGCTGATTATATAATAGACCGCAATGAACAGCGGCAGGGCATAGTGGTCGGTTATGATGCCCGTTTTCTTTCGCGGCAGTATGCGGAAAACTGCGCGGCGGTATTGGCTGCCAAAGGTGTCACGGTATGGCTGGCTGATGCGATACTTCCCACTCCGGCGCTCACCTGGCAGGTAAAAGACCGTCAGGCCGCTGGCGGCATTATGATTACCGCCAGCCACAACCCGCCTGAATATAACGGACTTAAATTTAAGGCGCCGTACGGCGGGTCGGCTTCGCCGGAAATCGTAGCTGCCATAGAGAAATACGTACATAAGCTGGAAGCGGCCAACAGTGAGCAGCCTCCAATCGCCGATTTGTCTGGTGTTCAGTATTTTTCTCCCCAAACGGAATATCTTGCCCATGTTAAAGCCGTGCTGGATTTAAAAACAATATATTCCTTTAAGGAGCCGATCGTATTTGACTGCATGCATGGCGCTGGCAGCGGCTATGCTGTGGCACTGGCCCGTGAGCTGGGCATCAATCTCAAAGAAGTACGTTCAGAATATAACCCTTCCTTTGGGGGCGTCAACCCGGAACCCATTGAAAAGAATTTGCGGTTCCTTCAGGAAGCAGTAACTCGTAACCATGCTTATAGCGGCCTGGCTGTGGATGGGGACAGTGACAGGATCGGCGCGGTAGATGAGAATGGGCGGTTCATCAATGCACACCAGATTATAGCATTGCTGGCCAAGTATCTTATCGAGAAGCGTGGCTGGAGCGGTGGCTTGGTGGAATCGCTCCGTGCATCAGGATTGATTAAAAGTGTGGCTGAAAAATATGGGCGCAAGCTCTATGAGACTCCCGTCGGTTTCAAATTCATTACGGAAGTAATGCTTAAAGAGGATGTTCTTATTGGCGGAGAAGAGGGCGGCGGTCTCGGAATCAAGAATTATATTCCTGAACGTGATG from Propionispora hippei DSM 15287 includes:
- a CDS encoding phosphoglucomutase/phosphomannomutase family protein; the protein is MIRFGTDGWRGIISEDFTFHNVRLVAQAIADYIIDRNEQRQGIVVGYDARFLSRQYAENCAAVLAAKGVTVWLADAILPTPALTWQVKDRQAAGGIMITASHNPPEYNGLKFKAPYGGSASPEIVAAIEKYVHKLEAANSEQPPIADLSGVQYFSPQTEYLAHVKAVLDLKTIYSFKEPIVFDCMHGAGSGYAVALARELGINLKEVRSEYNPSFGGVNPEPIEKNLRFLQEAVTRNHAYSGLAVDGDSDRIGAVDENGRFINAHQIIALLAKYLIEKRGWSGGLVESLRASGLIKSVAEKYGRKLYETPVGFKFITEVMLKEDVLIGGEEGGGLGIKNYIPERDGLLLAFLLIEMMAAYGKPLGKLLDELSLEHGWFYYGRRDLHLADRQKKALMESLALTPPASIGTSKVLSVQCTDGCKLELENGWLIFRASGTEPIIRIYAELSTSVELENVLAGAIELAQSM